GTCGTTCAGGCGGTCCTGGCGGGCGCGCATGTCCATCTGACCGGGGTAGTTCGAGCCCTCGGCGAGCCAGATCTTCAGGTCGCGCGAGCCGGTCGCGTCCATGATGTCGATGCACTCGAGGTGGTGGTCGATCGCCTTCTGGCGGATGCGGTCGTCGTGGTGCGTCAGGGCGCCGAACTTGTAGTCCTCGTCCTGGAAGGTGTTGGAGTTGATGGTGCCGAGCGCGACGCCGAGGTCCTCGGCGTACGAGCGCAGCTCGGCGTAGTCGTCGACCTTGTCCCACGGGATGTGGAGGGCGACCGAGGGGGCGAGCGCGGTGTACTTGTTGACCTGCGCGGCGTCGGCGATCTTCTCGCGGGGGTCACGCGGGGTGCCCTCGGTGGTCCACACACGGAACCGCGTGCCGGAGTTGCCGAACGCCCACGAGGGCAGCTCGATGCCCTGGCCTTCGAGGGTGGAGAGGATCTCGGGGGACAGCGTCGTCATGATGCACTGCTTTCTTCGGTGGTGGGCGAGGATGCCGCCTGTGCGGCATCGAGCTGGTCGGCGAGGTTGAAGACCTCGGTGAGCGGGGTGGCGGCCTGGTCGGGGCGGCCGTCGAGGCCGACGAAGAACGGCGCCATCTGCGCCTCCCACTTCGCCGCGACCTCGGATGCGGCCAGGTACGCCTGCGCGGCCTCGTCGTCGTCGGTCTCGTAGTAGCCGATGAGGCGGCCGCCGTCGGCAAGGAACAGGGAGTAGTTGCGACGGCCGGCGGCGGCAATCTCGGCGAGCATCTCGGGCCACACGGGGGTGTGGCGGCGGATGTACTCATCGAGCAGCTCGGGCTTGACCTGGAGCTGGAAGCAGACGCGCGTCGGTGCGACGGGGCTCGTCATCGAGGTGCTCCTTCGAGTGCGGATGCGGGCGCTGCGGCGCACCGCGTGGTGAATCGTTTCAAAGCATAGGCGACATGTATCGTTTCACGCAAGGTGCGGGAAGGAGGCGCCGTGGCTGCGAGTGTCAAGGACGTCGCCCTGGCCGCCGGTGTGTCGGTCGGCACGGTCTCGAATGTGCTCAACCGCCCCGAGAAGGTGGCGCCGCAGACCGTCGAGCGCGTGCAGCAGGCGATCGATGAACTCGGCTTCGTGCGCAACGACGCCGCCCGGCAGCTGCGCGCCGGGCGTAGCCGCAGCGTCGGACTCGTCGTCCTGGACGCGAGCAACCCGTTCTTCGCCGAAGTCGCGCGCGGCGCCGAGGAGCGCGCGGCCGAGGACGGACTCTCGGTGCTCCTCGGCAACAGCGACGAGCGCTCGGACCGCGAGTCGGCGTACGTGGACCTGTTCCGCGAGCAGCGGGTCAACGGCGTGCTGGTCACGCCGACCACCGACGACCTCGCCGGGCTCGAGCGGCTGCGGGACGGCGGGATCCCCGTCGTGCTCGTGGACCGCGAAGTCGACGACGGGTCCTTCCCGTCGGTCGCCGTGGACGATGTGCAGGGCGGCCGGCTCGCCGCCGCCCATCTCATCGAGACCGGGCGCCGGCGGATCGCGTTCGTGGGCGGACCCCTGGCCATCCGCCAGGTGCGGGATCGTCTCGAGGGTGCGCGGCGAGCCGTGGAGCAGCATCCGGGCGTCACGCTCGAGGTCATCGAGATGGGCGCTCTCACCGTGCTGCAGGGGCGCACGGCCGGTCAGCGCCTGCTGGAGCGGCCCCTGCCCGAGCGCCCCGACGCGGTGTTCGCGGCCAACGATCTGCTCGCCGTGGGCGTGCTGCAGGCGATGAACATCATGGCGGGCGTCCGCGTGCCCGAGGACATGGCGCTCATCGGCTACGACGACATCGACTTCGCCGCCGCCGCGGTCGTCCCGCTCAGCTCGATCCGCCAGCCCGCTCGACTGATCGGATCGACCGCCGTGGACCTGCTGATGCACGAGGTCGCCGACCCCGGCGGAGAGCACGAGCGCACCATCCGCTTCCAGCCGGAGCTCGTCGTCAGGGAGTCCACGGCCCGCTGACGGCGGCTCGCCCGCCGCGGACAGGTCGTCGGGGGTGCTCCCCAACATGGGCAGTCCGATCGCACAATGTGGGGATCCGCTCCCGATGGCGGTTCGCGCCGCGAGCGCGAGGCTGAGATCAGCTCGGCACACGGTCGGGCAGCCACTTCGAGCAGGAGGAACCACCATGCAGCGCTTCATCATCGAGCGGGAGATCCCCGGAGCGGGCGACCTCGACCAGCAAGCACTCGCCGGCATCGCCACGGCGTCGAACGCTGTGGTCGACTCGCTCGGGCAGCCGTACACGTGGGTCACGAGCTACGTCGCCGGCGACAAGATCTACTGCGTGCACGAGGCCGAGAGTGCGGATGCCGTCCTCGAGCACGCGCGCCGGGGCGGGTTCCCGGCGGACAAGGTGACGCTGGTCGCGAACGAGATCGGGCCGCACAGCGCCGACCTCGCCGAGGTCAGCTGACCGGCCTCGCTGGGCCCCCCGGCGCGGGATCGGCGCCGGGGTCGCTGGGGAACCGCGTCCGGGCGTGGGTGCCGGCTTCGCGCCGGCTGCCCACGCCCAGACGTGCCAGGATCGCCGAGACGTGGTGGCTCGCGGTCTTCTCCGAGATCGTCAGGCGCCGGGCGATCTCGGCATCCGTCATCATCTCGCCGAGCAATCGGAGGACCTCGACCTGTCGTGCCGTGAGACCGTCCGGATCCGCCGCCGTCGTCGCGCGGGCGCCGCGGGGGACCGAGCGGACGCCCCGCTCCTCCGCAGCACGACGCAGGCGTGCCAGAGTCGCGTCGGCGCCCAGCGCCGTGAGCTCGGCGAAGGCGCGGCGCAGCGCGTCCGGATCATCGGCCAACCCCTCGAGCACCGCCGCCTCGAATGCGCACCCGCGGTCGCGCCACTCTGCGGCGGCGCCTGCGAGGTCGCCGGAGAGCTCGCGCGCGAGCGGCGACGGGAGCATCGCCCGCACATCGTCGGAGATCAGCGACGGGTCGATCTTGGCCAGCCAGAAGGCGACGCCGGCGATCAGCCAGGGCCGAGGCGGACGGCTCGCGTGCACTTCGCGCTCCAGCACAGCCACGGCGGCCGTCGCGTCGCCCCCGGCCGTCCACGCCGCTTCGGCATGCACGGCGGTGGCCATCAGCGTGTCGGGCCCGCCGTCGGCGACCGTCTCGTCGGAGAACGTCGCGGCCGTACCGGCATCCGGGTCCCCTCGTCGGAGCAGGATCGTCGCCCGCGCCGCGGCGGCGCAGGTCTGCCACTGGAGAGCGCGCCGCCCGTCGATGGTGCGGGCGCAGTCCTCGAGCGCGCCATCCCAATCCCCGCGGAACAGGCGGTGCAGCGCCCGCGTGTCGACCATCGCGTCCCACCAGAACGCGAGGTCCTCGGCCCACGTCCAGTCGAGGCCGTCGTCGAGCCAGCGGTCGGCGTCCTCGCGGTCGCGATCCACGACCGCGAGATAGGCGAGGTTGCAGTAGGCGCGAGCGGTCTGCTCATCGCTGCCGGAGCGCAGGGCGAAGTCGAGGCCCTGCTCGAGGTGCGTCATCGCGTCATCGGCCGAACCCCCCTCAATGCCATCCGCCGCCACGAGCACGTGCGCGGCGATCGCGAGGTCACCCGCCTCCTGCGCGAGGTCGACCGTGCGCCGGCCCAGAGTCCGTTTGGCGTCGGGGTCGTCGGTCCGCCACCAGCGTGCGTAGGTCTCGTTGAGCGTGTCGGCGGCGTCGGCGAAGAGCGCGATGCTGGCGTCTGCCAGCGCGTCGGCCCGTTCCGCGTCGCCCGCGTAGTGCGCCAGGCGGGAGCACCACAGCGTGCGCGAGCCCTGCTCCTGTGGCGTCAGGTCGCGCGCACGCTCCAGCCACTCAAGCGCACAGGTGAGGGCGAGCGGGAGGTCGTGTGCGAAATAGGCCTCCTGTGCACACGACTCCAGGACGTGGTCGACGTGCTCAGGCGTCAGGTGGTGGCGATGGTTCAGGGCATGGGTGAAGTGCCGGACCGCCTCGCGGTGGGCGCCGTCGCTCGCCGCCCGGTCCGCCGCGCGGAGCGAGAAGTCGGCGGCCCGCTCGCCGTCGCCCCCCGCGACGGCGTGCGCGGCCACCTGCGCGATATCCGCCGTCGTCGTCGCCGTCGGGGCGAGGTGCTCGACGAGGTGCCGGTGGACCCTCCGCTGCCGCACCGGCGAGACGGCGTCGGCGATCGCCGTGCGCACGAGGTCGTGGCGGCAGCGCAGCCGCGATCCGAAGACGTCGAGCAGGCCCCGTTCGACCGCCAGGTCCGCGTCGCGTTCGGCATCGTGACCGAGTGACGGAAGAAGCGTCAGGGGGAGTCCCTCGGGCGCGAGCGCGGTGTGCTCGAGCACCGTCCAGGCCGACGCCGGCAGCTTCGCGGCGCGCGCGAGCACCGCATCGGCGACAGCGCCGGACGCGCTCGCGTCGGGGTCGGCGAGCAGCTCCGCGACGAAGAACGGATTTCCGCCCGAGCGCGCGTACACACGCGGGACGTCGATGTCGCGTCCGCCGGCGAGGCCGGTGACCCCCTGAAGGGTCAGCGCGGGCAGCTCGATCCGCTCGGCCCCGCGCGTCAGATCGCCGAGTGTGGTGCGCAGCGGATGCCCCCGGTCGACCTCGTCGCTCCGGTACGCCAGGCACAGCAGCACGGGCAGCTCGTCGATGCGCCGCCCGACGAAGCGGATCAGGTCGATGGTCGCCTCGTCCGCCCACTGGACGTCGTCGAACACCAGGATGCTGGGCTCGGCGCGGAGCGCGTCGGCGATCCCGGCGAGCACGCGCTGCCGCCCCTCGCCCTCGAGAGCATCGGCGACCGCGGCGGGCAGCGCATCGGCCATGTCCCACAGCGGGGCGAAGGATGCCGGCGTCGCGAGGTCGTCGCAGCGGCCCGCCCGCCACGAGACGCCCGGGGGGCGGCGCGCGAGGAATTCCCGCAGCAGCGACGTCTTGCCCGATCCGGCCTCACCGCCGATCAGCGCGATCGACCCGGTCGGGAGCCCGGCGGCGAGACGGTCGAGCGCGGCGAGCTGGTCGTCGCGCTCCACCAGTGGCATGGCCCCACCCTACTGAGCACGTGCTGCGGGCGTCGCCGCACTAGTCTCGGATCATGCCGCGGAACTGGGCAGGGACCTACGAGTACACCGCGCCTCGGATCGTTGCGGCCGCCGGAGTCGACGACGTCCTTCGGGTCGTCGGCGATTCGGGACCCGTCCACGCTCTGGGAACCCGTCATTCCTTCACCGACCTCCCCGATACCGCGGGGACGCTCGTCGACGTCACCGGGCTCCCGCCGCAGTTCTCGCTAGACGAGGCCGCGCGCACGGTGACGGTGGCTGCCGGGACCCGCTACGGCGTGCTCGCCGTGTGGCTCGAGGAGCGCGGCTGGGCGCTGTCGAACATGGGGTCGCTTCCCCACATCAACGTCGCCGGCGCGAGCGCGACCGGCACGCACGGCTCCGGCGATGCCAACCCCGTGCTCTCGGCATCCGTGCGCGCGCTGCGGTACGTCGGCGCGGACGCGCGGCTGCGCGACGTGCGCCGCGGGGATCCCGACTTCGACGCGCTCGTCATCGGGCTCGGAGCCTTCGGGATCGTCGTCGAGGTGACGCTCGCCATCGTGCCGACGTTCCGCGTGCGGCAGGACATCTACACCGGGCTCAGCTGGGACGCGGCGCTGAGCGACCTCGCAACCGTCACGGGCGCCGGATACAGCGTGTCGGTCTTCTCCCGCTGGGAGGAGGAGTCGATCGGTCACCTGTGGGTCAAGACCCGACTGGAGTCCGACGACGATCCCGTGCCCGACGCGATCCTGGACGCCCGGCGCCACATCGGCCCGGACAGTCCGCTTCCCGGCGACGACAACGTGACCGAGCTCGGCGGGGTCCCCGGGCCCTGGCTGCTGCGCCTGCCGCACTTCCGCCTGGACGCGGAGCCGTCCTTCGGCGCGGAGATCCAGACCGAGTACTTCGTCGCGCGGCCTGAGGCTCCTGCCGCGCTCTCGGCCCTGCGCCCCCTGGCGGAGCGGATCCGTCCGCACCTGATTGTGACCGAGCTTCGCACGGCGGCCGCCGACGGGCTCTGGC
This region of Microbacterium thalassium genomic DNA includes:
- a CDS encoding L-rhamnose mutarotase, with amino-acid sequence MTSPVAPTRVCFQLQVKPELLDEYIRRHTPVWPEMLAEIAAAGRRNYSLFLADGGRLIGYYETDDDEAAQAYLAASEVAAKWEAQMAPFFVGLDGRPDQAATPLTEVFNLADQLDAAQAASSPTTEESSAS
- a CDS encoding ATP-binding protein, with translation MPLVERDDQLAALDRLAAGLPTGSIALIGGEAGSGKTSLLREFLARRPPGVSWRAGRCDDLATPASFAPLWDMADALPAAVADALEGEGRQRVLAGIADALRAEPSILVFDDVQWADEATIDLIRFVGRRIDELPVLLCLAYRSDEVDRGHPLRTTLGDLTRGAERIELPALTLQGVTGLAGGRDIDVPRVYARSGGNPFFVAELLADPDASASGAVADAVLARAAKLPASAWTVLEHTALAPEGLPLTLLPSLGHDAERDADLAVERGLLDVFGSRLRCRHDLVRTAIADAVSPVRQRRVHRHLVEHLAPTATTTADIAQVAAHAVAGGDGERAADFSLRAADRAASDGAHREAVRHFTHALNHRHHLTPEHVDHVLESCAQEAYFAHDLPLALTCALEWLERARDLTPQEQGSRTLWCSRLAHYAGDAERADALADASIALFADAADTLNETYARWWRTDDPDAKRTLGRRTVDLAQEAGDLAIAAHVLVAADGIEGGSADDAMTHLEQGLDFALRSGSDEQTARAYCNLAYLAVVDRDREDADRWLDDGLDWTWAEDLAFWWDAMVDTRALHRLFRGDWDGALEDCARTIDGRRALQWQTCAAAARATILLRRGDPDAGTAATFSDETVADGGPDTLMATAVHAEAAWTAGGDATAAVAVLEREVHASRPPRPWLIAGVAFWLAKIDPSLISDDVRAMLPSPLARELSGDLAGAAAEWRDRGCAFEAAVLEGLADDPDALRRAFAELTALGADATLARLRRAAEERGVRSVPRGARATTAADPDGLTARQVEVLRLLGEMMTDAEIARRLTISEKTASHHVSAILARLGVGSRREAGTHARTRFPSDPGADPAPGGPARPVS
- a CDS encoding D-arabinono-1,4-lactone oxidase, whose product is MPRNWAGTYEYTAPRIVAAAGVDDVLRVVGDSGPVHALGTRHSFTDLPDTAGTLVDVTGLPPQFSLDEAARTVTVAAGTRYGVLAVWLEERGWALSNMGSLPHINVAGASATGTHGSGDANPVLSASVRALRYVGADARLRDVRRGDPDFDALVIGLGAFGIVVEVTLAIVPTFRVRQDIYTGLSWDAALSDLATVTGAGYSVSVFSRWEEESIGHLWVKTRLESDDDPVPDAILDARRHIGPDSPLPGDDNVTELGGVPGPWLLRLPHFRLDAEPSFGAEIQTEYFVARPEAPAALSALRPLAERIRPHLIVTELRTAAADGLWLSPAYRRDSVAIHFTWHDHPAEVAALVPEIESALSPFGARPHWGKVHAFDAGRIAAVHPRLADARAVFERLDPDGRFANDHLRRLGIRS
- a CDS encoding LacI family DNA-binding transcriptional regulator; translated protein: MAASVKDVALAAGVSVGTVSNVLNRPEKVAPQTVERVQQAIDELGFVRNDAARQLRAGRSRSVGLVVLDASNPFFAEVARGAEERAAEDGLSVLLGNSDERSDRESAYVDLFREQRVNGVLVTPTTDDLAGLERLRDGGIPVVLVDREVDDGSFPSVAVDDVQGGRLAAAHLIETGRRRIAFVGGPLAIRQVRDRLEGARRAVEQHPGVTLEVIEMGALTVLQGRTAGQRLLERPLPERPDAVFAANDLLAVGVLQAMNIMAGVRVPEDMALIGYDDIDFAAAAVVPLSSIRQPARLIGSTAVDLLMHEVADPGGEHERTIRFQPELVVRESTAR
- a CDS encoding DUF4242 domain-containing protein; this translates as MQRFIIEREIPGAGDLDQQALAGIATASNAVVDSLGQPYTWVTSYVAGDKIYCVHEAESADAVLEHARRGGFPADKVTLVANEIGPHSADLAEVS